In Banduia mediterranea, the genomic stretch GAAGATGCTCAACCAGATCGAAGCCGATCGCGCCGGCGTGGTCGTCGAAATCCTCGTGGACAACGAGCAGCCGGTCGAATTCGATCAGCCCTTGTTCGTGATCGAATAAGACCGCCCCGCCATGATCGAGAAAGTTCTCATCGCCAACCGCGGCGAGATTGCCCTGCGCATCCTGCGAGCCTGCCGCGAACTCGGCATCAAGACCGTGGCCGTGCACTCTTCCGCGGACCGCGACCTCAAGCACGTGTTGCTGGCCGACGAATCGGTGTGCATCGGCCCGCCGGCCGCCGCCAAGTCCTATCTCAACATGGCGGCGATCATCAGCGCCGCCGAAGTCACGCAGGCCGACGCGATTCATCCCGGCTACGGATTCCTGTCCGAAAACGCCGACTTCGCTGAAAGCGTGGAACGTTCGGGCTTCATTTTCATCGGCCCGCGCGCGGAAACGATCCGCCTGATGGGCGGCAAGACCACCGCCAAGGCCGAGATGATCGCGGCCGGTGTGCCCTGCGTTCCGGGCAGCGAAGGTGTGCTTCCCGATGACGAGGCCGAATGCATCGACGTGGCGCAACGCGTCGGCTACCCGGTGCTGATCAAAGCCGCCGCCGGTGGCGGCGGACGCGGCATGCACGTCGTCCGTTCACAGGAAAACCTGATCCAGTCGATACACATGGCGCGTGCCGAAGCGCAGGCGGCATTCCGCGACGGCTCGGTGTTCCTGGAGAAGTATCTGGAAGTGCCGCGCCACATCGAGATTCAGGTACTGGCCGACGAACACGGCAACGTCGTGCATCTGGGCGAGCGCGACTGCTCGATGCAGCGCCGCAACCAGAAGGTCGTCGAGGAATCGCCGGCGCCGGGCATCACCCAGGCGCAGCGTGACCACATCGGCAAGCTGTGCACCGATGCCTGCAAGCGCATCGGCTATCGAGGCGCCGGCACGATGGAGTTCCTGTACGACAACGGCGAGTTCTATTTCATCGAAATGAACACGCGCATCCAGGTCGAGCACCCGGTCACCGAAATGGTGACGCAGACCGACCTGATCAAGCAGCAGTTGCTGGTCGCGGCCGGCGAGAAGCTCACGCTCCGGCAGGAGGATCTCAAGCCGCGCGGTCACGCGATCGAATGTCGAATCAATGCCGAGGACCCGCGCCGCTTCGTGCCCTCACCGGGCGAGATCAAGAAGTATCACGCCGCCGGCGGACCGGGGATTCGCATCGATTCCCATGTCTACGCCGGCTACACGGTACCGCCGCACTACGACTCCATGATCGGCAAGCTGATCGCCTGGGGCGAAACCCGGGAATCGGCGATCGCGCGCATGCATACGGCGCTGTCGGAAATGGTGATCGACGGCATCCAGGTCAACATCCCCCTGCAGTCGCGCATCATGGAGGACGAGGTGTTCAGCCGTGGCGTGCACCACATCCACTACCTCGAAGAGATGCTCAAGAACTGGGAATGAAGCGCGGCGAGCGCAGGGCGGCGTAGACTCGCGCGCCCGCCCTGCACCACCGGACAGATTCATGGCCTGGCTACAACTGCGTCTACAGACCCGCCACCCCGAGTTCGCCGAAGAACTGCTGCTCGCGCATGGCGCGCAGTCGGTGAGCTTCGTCGACGCGGGCGACACCCCGGTGCTGGAGCCGCTGCCCGGCGAAACACCGCTGTGGGCACAGACCGCAGTGCTTGCGCTGTTCGCCGAAGACGCCGACCCGGAACCGGCGCTGGCGGCGATCGCCGCAATACTCCCCGAGCAGAATCCGCCCG encodes the following:
- the accC gene encoding acetyl-CoA carboxylase biotin carboxylase subunit; the encoded protein is MIEKVLIANRGEIALRILRACRELGIKTVAVHSSADRDLKHVLLADESVCIGPPAAAKSYLNMAAIISAAEVTQADAIHPGYGFLSENADFAESVERSGFIFIGPRAETIRLMGGKTTAKAEMIAAGVPCVPGSEGVLPDDEAECIDVAQRVGYPVLIKAAAGGGGRGMHVVRSQENLIQSIHMARAEAQAAFRDGSVFLEKYLEVPRHIEIQVLADEHGNVVHLGERDCSMQRRNQKVVEESPAPGITQAQRDHIGKLCTDACKRIGYRGAGTMEFLYDNGEFYFIEMNTRIQVEHPVTEMVTQTDLIKQQLLVAAGEKLTLRQEDLKPRGHAIECRINAEDPRRFVPSPGEIKKYHAAGGPGIRIDSHVYAGYTVPPHYDSMIGKLIAWGETRESAIARMHTALSEMVIDGIQVNIPLQSRIMEDEVFSRGVHHIHYLEEMLKNWE